A genome region from Flavobacterium sp. includes the following:
- the recO gene encoding DNA repair protein RecO, which translates to MLVKTKAIVISSLKFQEKSLIVKCFTLSNGLKSYFVRDAFSSRKASQKIAYFQPLSILEIEAIHKNKGTLENFKEIKNGIPFQTIHADIVKSTMVMFLSEILHYSIQEEEKNESLFLFLETALTWLDTHDEISNFHLILLLEITKYLGFYPDISEIDLPHFELNDGIFTFFNKGNVLTEHETNLFKKLIDLKFDNDQKIFHVLERQILLKILIDYYSFHLEGFKKPKSLEILKEVFS; encoded by the coding sequence ATGCTCGTCAAAACAAAAGCCATAGTAATTTCTTCTTTAAAATTTCAGGAAAAAAGTTTGATTGTAAAATGTTTTACACTTTCAAACGGACTGAAATCCTATTTTGTGCGCGATGCTTTTTCCAGTAGAAAAGCAAGCCAGAAGATTGCTTATTTTCAGCCTTTGTCAATTTTAGAAATCGAAGCCATTCATAAAAACAAAGGAACTCTGGAGAACTTCAAAGAAATAAAAAACGGAATTCCTTTTCAAACCATTCATGCAGATATTGTGAAAAGTACGATGGTAATGTTTCTTTCAGAAATATTGCATTATTCAATTCAGGAAGAAGAAAAAAACGAATCGCTTTTTTTGTTTTTAGAAACAGCATTAACCTGGTTGGATACTCACGATGAAATTTCGAATTTCCATTTAATTCTGCTTTTGGAAATCACAAAATATTTAGGTTTTTATCCCGATATTTCAGAAATCGATCTGCCTCATTTTGAATTGAATGATGGTATTTTTACATTTTTTAATAAAGGAAATGTGCTTACGGAACACGAAACAAATTTGTTCAAAAAACTAATTGATTTAAAATTTGATAACGATCAAAAAATCTTTCATGTTTTAGAAAGACAAATACTGCTAAAAATCCTAATTGACTATTATAGTTTTCATTTGGAAGGATTCAAAAAACCAAAATCATTAGAGATTTTAAAAGAAGTTTTCTCTTAA
- a CDS encoding T9SS type A sorting domain-containing protein produces the protein MIRKFLCVLFLLLVQLGFSQSQLSWQGYFSFNEIKDISESSTTVFAASENALFSKNAVTNAVKTTTTVDGLSGQTISAVYYSEAFKKTIVGYENGLLIVINETDGSIIKKVDIINKQLSASIKKINHFMEHNGLLYVSCDFGIVQFNLTTSQFGDTYFIGDNGAEISVKQTAFFNGFIFAATSTGIRRADSTNPNLIDFSQWALVNSGDWSSVAALDTELIAINSTGNIHRYNSNNFVSFLQLSSAAVDMRAVNHNLFITTASSVYVYNSQMTLNRTIVNTQLPDINLNFSCATAVGDLIYIGTKENGLFSSTLSAVGSFENITPEGPSRNNIFSIDVSSNLIWAVYGDYDTYYNPYNLDSYGISKFNNSKWLNILYSEVYDAKSITRIIINPSNEKQVYASSFFSGLLRIEDDVPNFLYNQTNSGLESLTYEGPTYIDVRINGTAFDKSGNLWVTNSRIKNGLKVLKKDGQWLSYATSTILNNAEATSYGNIVIDKNNVKWISTNSDGVIAFSESGNVFKKITTGSDTGNLPVTDVRSVALDTKNQLWIGTTKGLRVLSNVGNFQTDNQLKANPIIITEDNLAQELMYEQFITSIVVDGANNKWIGTADSGVFMVSPNGQETKYHFTINNSPLPSNTINDIKINSTTGEVFLVTNKGMISFKGIATGANEDLNNAYVYPNPVRPNYSGTVKVAGLIDKANIKITDIEGNLVFETTSEGGTIEWDTTAFGKYKVASGVYMIFISAQDGGETKVKKVMIIR, from the coding sequence ATGATAAGAAAGTTTCTTTGCGTTTTATTTTTATTGCTGGTTCAATTGGGCTTTTCGCAAAGTCAATTGTCATGGCAGGGCTATTTTTCATTTAATGAAATAAAAGATATTTCAGAATCTTCTACAACCGTATTTGCAGCCTCAGAAAATGCTTTGTTTTCTAAAAATGCGGTTACAAATGCTGTAAAAACCACTACGACTGTCGATGGACTTTCTGGTCAGACGATTTCGGCAGTATATTACAGTGAAGCTTTCAAAAAAACAATCGTAGGTTATGAGAACGGATTGTTAATCGTAATAAATGAAACTGACGGCAGTATTATAAAGAAAGTAGACATTATAAACAAACAACTATCCGCAAGTATCAAAAAAATCAACCATTTTATGGAACATAATGGATTACTATATGTTTCTTGTGATTTTGGAATTGTACAGTTTAACTTAACAACATCGCAATTTGGAGATACTTATTTTATTGGTGATAATGGTGCCGAAATAAGTGTAAAACAAACTGCTTTTTTTAATGGATTTATTTTTGCAGCAACTTCTACAGGCATTAGAAGAGCAGACAGTACAAATCCGAATTTAATTGATTTCAGCCAATGGGCTCTGGTAAATTCTGGAGACTGGTCAAGTGTTGCAGCTTTAGATACTGAACTAATAGCAATAAATTCGACAGGAAATATCCATAGATACAACTCAAATAATTTTGTTAGTTTTCTACAGCTTTCATCTGCAGCTGTCGATATGAGAGCAGTAAATCATAATCTGTTTATTACCACTGCAAGTTCTGTTTATGTTTATAATAGCCAAATGACATTGAATCGAACTATTGTAAATACACAGCTTCCGGATATTAATTTGAATTTTTCCTGTGCCACAGCAGTTGGAGATTTAATTTACATCGGAACCAAAGAAAATGGTTTGTTTTCATCTACTCTTTCCGCAGTTGGAAGTTTTGAAAATATAACTCCCGAAGGTCCTTCCCGAAATAATATTTTTTCAATCGATGTTTCGTCTAATTTAATTTGGGCAGTTTATGGAGATTACGATACTTATTATAATCCTTATAACTTAGATAGCTATGGTATAAGTAAGTTTAATAACTCAAAATGGTTAAATATTCTATACTCAGAAGTTTACGATGCAAAGTCAATAACACGTATAATTATTAATCCGAGTAACGAAAAACAGGTTTATGCCAGTTCATTTTTCTCCGGATTGCTGCGAATTGAAGATGATGTTCCGAATTTTTTATACAATCAAACCAATAGTGGTTTAGAAAGTTTGACATATGAAGGGCCAACTTATATTGATGTTCGTATCAACGGAACTGCGTTTGATAAAAGTGGAAATCTTTGGGTAACCAACAGCAGAATTAAAAACGGATTAAAAGTTTTAAAAAAAGACGGACAGTGGCTGAGTTATGCCACAAGTACAATTTTAAATAATGCTGAGGCGACTAGTTATGGAAATATTGTTATTGATAAAAATAATGTAAAATGGATTTCTACCAACAGCGATGGTGTAATTGCTTTTAGCGAAAGCGGAAATGTATTTAAAAAAATAACCACAGGATCTGATACAGGAAATTTACCAGTTACTGATGTAAGATCTGTTGCACTTGATACAAAAAATCAGCTTTGGATAGGAACCACAAAAGGATTGAGAGTTTTATCTAATGTTGGTAATTTTCAAACCGATAATCAGTTAAAAGCAAATCCGATTATTATAACAGAAGATAATCTGGCTCAGGAATTAATGTACGAGCAGTTTATTACCTCAATCGTAGTTGACGGAGCCAATAATAAATGGATTGGTACTGCAGATTCTGGTGTTTTTATGGTTTCGCCAAATGGTCAGGAAACCAAATATCATTTTACAATCAATAATTCGCCACTGCCAAGTAATACTATCAATGATATCAAAATTAACAGTACAACGGGAGAAGTCTTCTTAGTGACTAACAAAGGAATGATTTCTTTTAAAGGAATTGCAACCGGAGCAAATGAAGATTTAAATAATGCATATGTTTATCCAAATCCCGTAAGGCCAAACTATTCCGGAACTGTAAAAGTTGCCGGTTTAATCGATAAAGCTAATATTAAAATTACAGATATTGAAGGAAATTTAGTTTTCGAAACCACTTCAGAAGGCGGAACCATCGAATGGGACACAACCGCTTTTGGAAAATATAAAGTTGCATCTGGTGTGTATATGATTTTTATTTCTGCTCAGGATGGAGGCGAAACAAAAGTTAAGAAAGTGATGATTATTCGTTAG
- a CDS encoding roadblock/LC7 domain-containing protein — protein MNEITTILNNFLVETKASAALILNGKGKLITSLNLDYSDSIAAMSAGILSMSEKFLIDLEKGSLKQLYLKSSDGVVVGNKISGSNFVIAFSREGSNLGILMHSTEELSTELSKNSLLK, from the coding sequence ATGAATGAAATAACTACTATTCTAAACAACTTCCTGGTCGAAACAAAAGCAAGCGCTGCTTTAATTTTAAACGGAAAGGGAAAACTTATCACATCTCTTAATCTGGACTACAGTGACAGCATCGCTGCCATGAGTGCAGGAATTTTATCAATGAGCGAGAAATTTCTAATTGATCTCGAAAAAGGTTCTTTAAAACAACTTTACTTAAAAAGTTCCGATGGGGTTGTCGTCGGAAATAAAATAAGTGGTTCAAATTTCGTAATTGCCTTCTCCAGAGAAGGAAGCAATCTCGGTATATTAATGCATTCTACGGAAGAATTATCTACAGAGTTAAGCAAGAATTCCCTATTAAAATAA
- a CDS encoding glutamate dehydrogenase, translating to MFKYLYFTIFALFGISTTAIAQSDLAQEVGIIFGPVTFQSDFGERHNFDTNIGNTGFGVGIVHFINFSANNNRESFFTEHFKVRSELSFNTTTLNHFGGYIETAKNQLAVSQLKAMSGKSTLLNLGAQLEFSPFMKIHDFENTAGGFSPYFSVGFLATYYSTKVTSAMGELGLPSTTFPKYLTPSDGHQYGFSSENGVAIAATAGVGFHLKLTQMSDVMFETRFQAYSTDWLDGLNPNKDYYPENKSNDWQVWFNVGYIYYLEF from the coding sequence ATGTTTAAATACCTATATTTCACGATTTTCGCCTTATTTGGCATCTCGACAACTGCCATCGCTCAGTCAGATCTTGCACAAGAAGTAGGAATAATTTTCGGTCCTGTAACTTTTCAGTCCGATTTTGGAGAAAGACATAATTTTGATACAAACATCGGAAACACCGGATTTGGTGTCGGGATTGTTCACTTCATTAACTTTTCTGCAAATAACAACAGAGAAAGTTTCTTTACAGAACATTTCAAAGTTAGATCAGAATTATCTTTTAATACGACAACCCTTAACCATTTTGGTGGCTATATAGAAACAGCTAAAAACCAACTGGCCGTTTCACAGCTAAAGGCAATGAGTGGAAAATCTACTTTATTAAATTTAGGAGCGCAGTTAGAATTTTCTCCTTTCATGAAAATTCATGATTTCGAAAATACTGCTGGTGGTTTTAGCCCGTATTTTAGTGTGGGATTCCTTGCTACTTATTATTCTACGAAAGTTACTTCGGCTATGGGTGAATTAGGACTTCCATCAACAACTTTCCCAAAATATTTAACTCCATCTGATGGACATCAATATGGGTTTTCTAGCGAAAATGGAGTTGCTATAGCAGCCACTGCAGGTGTTGGATTTCATCTTAAATTAACTCAAATGAGCGACGTAATGTTCGAAACTCGTTTTCAGGCATACAGCACAGACTGGTTAGATGGTTTAAACCCAAACAAGGATTATTATCCGGAAAACAAATCTAACGACTGGCAGGTTTGGTTTAATGTTGGATATATTTACTACCTAGAATTCTAA
- the ileS gene encoding isoleucine--tRNA ligase: MSTKFTEYKGLDLPTVASEVLDFWKKENIFEKSVTTREGAEPFVFFEGPPSANGLPGIHHVMARAIKDIFCRYKTQKGFQVKRKAGWDTHGLPVELGTEKELGITKEDIGKTISIEEYNEACKKTVMRYTDVWNDLTEKMGYWVDMDDPYVTYKPKYMESVWWLLKQIYDKGLLYKGYTIQPYSPKAGTGLSSHEVNQPGAYRDVTDTTIVAQFKTLPETLPSFLQGFGDIHILAWTTTPWTLPSNTALTVGPKIDYVLVKTFNQYTFEPINVILAKNLVGKQFGKGYFVSEDDADFDNVKNGDKKLPYKILTEAKGADLVEIRYEQLLPYVLPYQNAENAFRVISGDFVTTEDGTGIVHTAPTFGADDAKVAKEAKPEVPPMLVLDENGTAVPLVDLQGKFTSHVGDLAGKYVKNEYYDAGQAPEKSVDVEIAIRLKEENKAFKVEKYVHSYPHSWRTDEPLLYYPLDSWFIKVTDVKDRMFDLNETINWKPKSTGEGRFGNWLKNANDWNLSRSRYWGIPLPIWRTEDKTEEVIIGSVEELYNAIEKSIEAGFQKENPFKGFEIGNMAESNYDLIDLHKNVVDAITLVSASGKPMKRESDLIDVWFDSGAMPYAQWHYPFENKDKIDGNKDFPANFIAEGVDQTRGWFYTLHAIGTLVFDKVAYKNVVSNGLVLDKNGIKMSKSKGNTIDPFKTIEEYGPDATRWYMIMNANPWDNLKFDLEGIAEVRRKFFGTLYNTYSFFSLYANIDGFKYAEAEIPLNERPEIDQWIISELNTLVKFVDECYEDYEPTKATRAISEFVQENLSNWYVRLCRRRFWKGEYAKDKIAAYQTLYTCLLTISKLSAPVAPFFMDKLYRDLTASTGTEDFASVHLAEFPKFVENFVNKTLESKMQKAQTISSLVLSLRKKEMIKVRQPLQKVMIPVLDENQRAEIEAISDLVKAEVNVKEIELLDDASGILVKQIKPNFKALGPRFGKDMGLISKEIQGFSADQINQLDKQGTLDIVISGNNVTLSLEDVEITSQDIEGWLVANSNGITVALDITISEELKNEGIARELVNRIQNIRKDSGFEVTDKIKVQIKRDGILENAVLKNEEYIKSETLTDDLVFVDALENGTEIEFDDIKTMILISK, translated from the coding sequence ATGAGTACAAAATTTACTGAATACAAAGGACTTGACTTACCAACTGTAGCGTCTGAAGTTCTTGATTTTTGGAAGAAAGAAAATATATTTGAAAAGAGTGTAACTACTCGCGAAGGTGCTGAGCCTTTCGTATTTTTTGAAGGTCCGCCTTCAGCAAACGGATTACCGGGAATTCACCACGTAATGGCGCGTGCGATTAAAGATATTTTTTGCAGATATAAAACTCAAAAAGGTTTTCAAGTAAAAAGAAAAGCCGGTTGGGATACTCACGGTCTGCCTGTAGAATTAGGTACCGAAAAAGAATTAGGAATTACAAAAGAAGATATTGGCAAGACAATTTCGATCGAAGAATATAACGAAGCGTGTAAAAAAACCGTAATGCGTTATACGGACGTGTGGAATGATTTGACCGAAAAAATGGGATATTGGGTAGATATGGATGATCCATATGTAACTTATAAACCAAAATATATGGAATCTGTTTGGTGGCTTTTGAAACAAATCTACGATAAAGGTTTGTTGTACAAAGGATACACAATTCAGCCATATTCTCCAAAAGCAGGAACAGGGTTGTCTTCTCACGAAGTAAATCAGCCTGGAGCTTACCGTGATGTAACTGATACTACAATTGTGGCGCAGTTTAAAACACTTCCAGAAACTTTGCCTTCATTCTTGCAAGGATTTGGAGATATCCACATTTTAGCTTGGACGACAACTCCTTGGACGCTTCCGTCAAATACAGCTTTGACAGTTGGTCCAAAAATCGATTATGTTTTAGTTAAAACTTTCAATCAATATACTTTTGAGCCAATCAATGTGATTTTGGCTAAAAACTTAGTTGGAAAACAATTCGGAAAAGGATATTTTGTAAGTGAAGATGACGCTGATTTTGACAATGTGAAAAATGGCGACAAAAAATTGCCATACAAAATCTTAACCGAAGCAAAAGGAGCAGATTTAGTAGAAATCCGTTACGAACAATTATTGCCTTACGTATTGCCGTACCAAAATGCTGAAAATGCATTTAGAGTAATTTCGGGAGATTTCGTTACAACAGAAGACGGAACAGGAATTGTGCATACAGCTCCGACTTTTGGTGCTGATGATGCTAAAGTAGCAAAAGAAGCAAAACCAGAAGTGCCGCCAATGTTAGTTCTTGACGAAAACGGAACTGCAGTGCCTTTAGTAGATTTACAAGGAAAATTTACTTCTCATGTAGGTGATTTGGCTGGTAAATACGTGAAAAACGAATATTACGATGCGGGACAAGCTCCAGAGAAATCTGTAGATGTGGAAATCGCTATTCGTCTTAAAGAAGAAAACAAAGCATTTAAAGTTGAAAAATACGTGCACAGTTATCCACACAGCTGGAGAACAGATGAGCCGTTATTATACTATCCTCTAGATTCATGGTTCATCAAAGTAACCGATGTAAAAGATAGAATGTTCGACCTGAACGAAACTATCAATTGGAAACCTAAATCTACTGGTGAAGGACGTTTTGGAAATTGGCTTAAAAATGCTAATGATTGGAACTTATCTCGTTCTAGATATTGGGGTATTCCATTGCCAATTTGGAGAACAGAAGATAAAACGGAAGAAGTTATTATCGGTTCTGTTGAAGAATTGTACAATGCGATTGAGAAATCGATCGAAGCAGGTTTCCAAAAAGAAAATCCGTTTAAAGGATTTGAAATCGGAAATATGGCTGAGTCAAATTATGATTTAATCGATTTGCATAAAAACGTTGTTGATGCTATCACTTTAGTTTCAGCTTCTGGAAAACCTATGAAGCGCGAAAGTGATCTAATAGACGTTTGGTTCGATTCTGGAGCAATGCCTTATGCACAATGGCATTATCCTTTTGAAAACAAAGACAAAATTGATGGAAACAAAGATTTTCCTGCAAATTTCATTGCTGAGGGAGTAGATCAAACTCGTGGATGGTTTTATACATTGCACGCAATCGGAACTTTGGTTTTTGATAAAGTAGCGTATAAAAACGTAGTTTCAAACGGTTTGGTTTTAGATAAAAATGGAATTAAAATGTCTAAGAGTAAAGGAAATACGATAGACCCGTTTAAAACCATTGAAGAATACGGTCCTGATGCCACACGTTGGTACATGATTATGAATGCAAATCCGTGGGATAACTTGAAGTTTGACCTTGAAGGAATTGCTGAGGTTCGCCGTAAATTCTTCGGAACTTTATACAACACTTATTCTTTCTTTTCGTTATATGCTAACATCGACGGATTTAAATATGCTGAAGCAGAAATTCCATTAAACGAAAGACCAGAAATCGATCAATGGATTATTTCTGAGTTGAATACTTTAGTGAAATTTGTTGACGAATGTTATGAAGATTACGAGCCAACAAAAGCGACAAGAGCTATTTCTGAATTCGTTCAGGAAAACTTAAGTAACTGGTACGTTCGTTTATGCCGTCGTCGTTTCTGGAAAGGTGAATATGCAAAAGATAAAATTGCAGCGTATCAAACGCTTTATACTTGTTTATTAACGATAAGCAAATTAAGCGCTCCGGTTGCTCCATTTTTTATGGATAAATTGTACCGCGATTTGACTGCTTCGACGGGAACCGAGGATTTTGCTAGTGTTCACTTGGCAGAATTCCCAAAATTTGTCGAAAACTTTGTTAATAAAACGTTAGAGAGCAAAATGCAGAAGGCGCAAACTATCTCTTCTTTGGTTTTATCACTTAGAAAAAAGGAAATGATCAAAGTACGTCAACCTTTGCAAAAGGTAATGATTCCGGTACTTGACGAGAATCAGAGAGCTGAAATTGAAGCGATTTCTGACCTTGTAAAAGCCGAAGTAAACGTGAAAGAAATCGAACTTTTAGACGATGCTTCTGGTATTTTGGTTAAACAGATTAAACCTAATTTTAAAGCTCTTGGACCACGTTTTGGAAAAGACATGGGCTTGATTTCTAAGGAGATACAAGGTTTTTCTGCAGATCAGATCAACCAGTTAGACAAGCAAGGGACGCTAGATATTGTTATTTCTGGAAATAATGTAACTTTATCATTAGAAGACGTCGAAATAACATCTCAGGATATTGAAGGATGGCTGGTTGCAAATTCAAACGGAATTACTGTTGCGCTTGACATTACAATTTCTGAGGAATTAAAAAATGAAGGTATCGCGAGAGAATTGGTAAACAGAATCCAGAATATCCGTAAAGATTCAGGATTTGAAGTTACAGATAAGATTAAAGTACAAATAAAAAGAGACGGTATATTAGAAAATGCCGTATTAAAAAACGAAGAGTATATTAAGTCTGAAACATTAACAGACGATTTGGTTTTTGTAGACGCTTTAGAAAACGGCACAGAAATTGAGTTTGATGATATTAAAACAATGATATTAATTTCAAAATAA
- a CDS encoding TraR/DksA C4-type zinc finger protein, giving the protein MIDEITRYSDADLAEFKEIIQAKIKKAQEDLDLIKSAYMNDLNNGTDDTSPTFKAFEEGSETMSKEANSQLAIRQEKFIRDLKNALFRVENKTYGICKVTGKLISKERLKIVPHATMSIEAKNLQR; this is encoded by the coding sequence ATGATAGATGAAATTACAAGATACTCTGACGCTGATTTGGCAGAGTTCAAAGAAATAATCCAGGCAAAAATAAAAAAGGCACAAGAAGATCTTGATTTGATTAAAAGTGCTTATATGAACGATTTGAATAACGGAACAGACGATACTTCTCCAACTTTTAAAGCTTTTGAAGAAGGAAGTGAAACAATGTCTAAAGAAGCAAACTCTCAGTTGGCTATCAGACAAGAGAAGTTTATTCGCGATTTAAAAAACGCGCTTTTCCGTGTAGAAAACAAAACGTACGGTATTTGCAAAGTAACGGGTAAATTAATTAGCAAAGAAAGGCTTAAAATCGTTCCTCATGCAACAATGAGTATCGAAGCTAAAAATTTGCAGAGATAA
- the gdhA gene encoding NADP-specific glutamate dehydrogenase, producing the protein MEQKINEFMALVESKNPNEPEFLQAVREFAETVIPFIAERKKYDGKNLLLRIAEPERSVIFRVPWVDDKGEIIVNRGFRIQMNSAIGPYKGGIRFHHTVNLSVLKFLAFEQVFKNSLTTLPMGGGKGGSDFDPEGKSDGEIMRFCQSFMTELCRHIGPDLDVPAGDIGVGAREIGYLFGQYKRIRNEFTGVLTGKGLAYGGSLIRPEATGYGVVYFTDQMLRTIGHEIKGKRVAISGFGNVAWGVALKVNELGGKVVTLSGPDGYIYDEEGISGEKIDHMLEMRATGDNRAERYLEKYPNAVFHKGKSPWEVKVDIAIPCATQNELNGEDAKKLIDNGVLCVTEAANMPSTLDAIKLFLDNKVLFAPGKAANAGGVAASGLEMTQNSIRLNWTSEEVDLRLKDIMVGIHNQCKKYGAEEDGYVNYVKGANIAGFVKVADAMLAQGVV; encoded by the coding sequence ATGGAACAAAAAATAAATGAATTTATGGCTCTTGTTGAGTCAAAAAATCCAAACGAGCCAGAATTTCTTCAGGCTGTTAGAGAATTTGCAGAAACAGTAATTCCGTTTATCGCGGAAAGAAAAAAATATGATGGAAAAAATTTACTTCTTAGAATCGCAGAGCCGGAAAGATCTGTAATCTTTAGAGTTCCATGGGTTGATGATAAAGGAGAAATCATTGTAAACAGAGGTTTTAGAATTCAAATGAACTCAGCAATTGGGCCATACAAAGGAGGAATCAGATTTCATCACACTGTAAACCTATCAGTTTTAAAATTCTTAGCTTTTGAACAGGTTTTCAAAAATAGTTTAACAACACTTCCAATGGGTGGAGGTAAAGGAGGTTCTGATTTTGACCCGGAAGGAAAATCTGATGGTGAAATCATGCGTTTCTGCCAATCATTTATGACTGAATTATGCCGTCATATTGGTCCGGACTTAGACGTTCCTGCCGGAGATATTGGAGTTGGTGCAAGAGAAATTGGTTATTTATTTGGTCAATACAAAAGAATCAGAAATGAATTTACTGGAGTTTTAACCGGTAAAGGTTTGGCTTACGGAGGTTCATTAATCAGGCCAGAAGCTACTGGTTATGGAGTAGTTTATTTTACAGATCAAATGCTTCGTACTATCGGGCATGAAATTAAAGGAAAACGTGTTGCAATTTCAGGTTTCGGAAACGTAGCTTGGGGAGTAGCGTTGAAAGTAAATGAATTAGGAGGAAAAGTAGTTACTCTTTCTGGTCCTGACGGATATATTTACGATGAAGAAGGAATTTCCGGAGAAAAAATTGACCACATGCTTGAAATGAGAGCAACTGGTGATAACAGAGCAGAAAGATATTTAGAAAAATATCCAAATGCTGTATTCCATAAAGGAAAAAGCCCTTGGGAAGTAAAAGTTGATATTGCTATTCCATGTGCTACTCAAAATGAATTGAACGGAGAAGATGCTAAAAAACTTATCGATAATGGCGTTTTATGTGTAACTGAAGCGGCTAATATGCCTTCTACTTTAGATGCAATTAAACTTTTCTTAGATAATAAAGTATTATTTGCTCCTGGAAAAGCGGCTAATGCTGGTGGTGTTGCGGCTTCTGGATTAGAAATGACTCAAAACTCTATTCGTTTAAACTGGACAAGCGAAGAAGTAGATTTAAGACTAAAAGATATCATGGTTGGAATTCACAACCAATGTAAAAAATACGGTGCCGAAGAAGACGGATATGTTAACTACGTAAAAGGAGCTAACATTGCCGGATTTGTTAAAGTTGCCGATGCTATGCTTGCTCAGGGTGTAGTTTAA
- a CDS encoding lipoprotein signal peptidase, with translation MSLRKAYFLIFLVLIVDQLSKIYVKTNFVLGEEVVIFDWFKIHFIENEGMAWGTKIPGAYGKLILTVFRIFAVFGIGYWLADAVKKRHSTYLIVSIALIFAGAAGNIIDSVFYGVIFDGSEHNLATMFSPQPYGTWFHGLVVDMFYFPIWEGELPQWLPFFGGKHFAFFNAIFNVADMAISTGVGILLVFNKRAFPKHA, from the coding sequence ATGTCATTAAGAAAAGCGTATTTCCTTATATTTTTAGTTTTAATTGTCGACCAGCTTTCAAAAATCTATGTAAAAACAAACTTCGTTTTAGGAGAAGAAGTTGTTATTTTTGATTGGTTTAAAATTCATTTCATTGAAAATGAAGGAATGGCTTGGGGAACAAAAATACCGGGTGCATACGGAAAATTGATTTTGACTGTTTTTAGGATTTTTGCCGTATTCGGAATTGGGTACTGGCTTGCAGATGCAGTTAAGAAACGTCATTCGACTTATTTAATCGTTTCAATTGCCTTAATTTTTGCCGGAGCCGCAGGAAATATTATTGATTCTGTTTTTTACGGAGTTATTTTCGACGGCAGTGAGCATAATCTGGCAACAATGTTTTCTCCACAACCATACGGAACCTGGTTTCACGGTTTGGTAGTGGATATGTTTTATTTTCCTATCTGGGAGGGCGAACTTCCGCAATGGCTGCCATTTTTTGGAGGAAAACATTTTGCATTCTTTAATGCTATTTTTAATGTTGCCGATATGGCAATTTCTACAGGAGTCGGAATCTTGTTAGTCTTCAATAAAAGAGCATTTCCTAAACACGCATAA